The following proteins are co-located in the Chitinophagales bacterium genome:
- a CDS encoding ssDNA-binding domain-containing protein, with the protein MNNTTTEKRDVYTIVTDRIIELLKQGTIPWKKPWAEAGIPQNLISRRVYRGLNVMLLASLGYEQNYFLTYSQIKELGASVKKDEKSYPVVYWNWVEPKQEEGEILNSKKYPFLRYYNVYNVAQCTGIPPEKIPVVTRQAYPIQACEHIIENMPSKPKITQKEAKAYYNPLLDFINMPKMGTFSSNESYYATLFHELVHSTGHLTRLNRKGLLEMTEFGSPPYSFEELVAEIGACYLESLTGIAEKQIDNNVAYISGWLDKLENDDHFIVLASSQAQKAVDYILGQQFEVKEEMAEQNGVE; encoded by the coding sequence ATGAACAACACAACCACAGAAAAGCGGGATGTGTACACCATTGTAACCGACCGCATCATTGAACTACTTAAACAAGGCACCATCCCCTGGAAGAAACCATGGGCAGAAGCCGGCATCCCACAAAATCTTATTTCCCGCAGAGTGTATCGCGGCCTCAATGTCATGCTCTTAGCATCACTCGGGTATGAACAGAACTATTTTCTCACCTACTCCCAAATCAAAGAATTAGGAGCATCGGTTAAGAAGGATGAAAAGTCCTATCCAGTAGTCTATTGGAATTGGGTAGAACCAAAGCAAGAAGAGGGAGAAATATTGAACAGTAAGAAGTACCCATTTCTCCGGTATTACAACGTTTATAACGTTGCTCAATGCACCGGGATTCCGCCTGAAAAAATTCCTGTAGTAACTCGGCAAGCATATCCGATTCAGGCCTGCGAACATATTATCGAGAATATGCCATCAAAGCCGAAAATAACCCAGAAAGAGGCTAAGGCATATTACAATCCGCTTCTGGACTTCATTAACATGCCCAAGATGGGCACATTCTCAAGTAATGAAAGTTACTATGCTACACTCTTTCATGAACTGGTCCATAGCACAGGTCACTTAACAAGACTTAATCGCAAAGGGCTGTTGGAGATGACTGAGTTTGGTTCACCACCATATTCATTTGAAGAGTTGGTGGCTGAAATAGGTGCCTGCTATCTGGAATCGCTGACCGGAATTGCTGAGAAGCAAATCGATAACAATGTTGCTTACATCAGTGGGTGGTTAGACAAACTGGAAAATGATGATCACTTCATTGTACTTGCCAGTTCTCAAGCGCAAAAGGCAGTGGATTATATTCTTGGGCAACAGTTTGAAGTGAAAGAAGAAATGGCCGAGCAAAATGGTGTGGAGTAA